A genomic window from Lotus japonicus ecotype B-129 chromosome 1, LjGifu_v1.2 includes:
- the LOC130733419 gene encoding putative disease resistance protein RGA3 — translation MAEALLGAVFEKLISLAQNEFATISGIKGKAEKLSHTLELIKAVVEDAEKKEITNKSIKVWLQQLKDAVYVLDDILDECSIESLRLQGLSSLKPKNIKFRYEIGNKLKEIARRFDEIADCKNKFALQEGVRERSTEVAEWRQTSSFIPQPKLYGREDDKKKILEFLLSQARESDFLSIYPIVGLGGMGKTTLAQMVYNDDQVTSNFNIKVWICVSENFSVQRILCSIIESITKAKHECLNLDVTERKVQELLQGKRYLLVLDDVWRKDEEMEFGLTQDKWNKLKCLLSCASKGASILVSTRDMEVAAIMGTCQAHHLCGLSEDECLMLFKQYAFGTVKEEREELVAIGKEIVKKCRGSPLAAQALGGLLHSRNEEKEWLEVMKSGIWNLAGQHSILAVLRLSYFHLTPTIRQCFAFCAMFPKDTEIMKEDLIHLWMANGFISPRENLEVEDVGNMIWNELYQKSFFQDMKLVDYSDVIHFKMHDLVHDLALSIMGQECMVLGNTNMTDLSTSTHHVSFDSGMDVLSLHKSALKKVESLRTFYQLKVSYSVSGCIPIHCSTLRVLRTSSFNLSPLKNLIHLRYLELFKLEIETLPDSIYSLRKLEILKLRSLKKLVCLPKDLTCLQDLRHLVIEDCYSLSCMFPNIGKLSRLRTLSKYIVSSEIGHSLAELHDLKLRGNLRIEGLENVGSLSEAQEANLMGKKDIHKLQLIWNKEVHSKSYATNPELVLNALQPHSNLKNLKIEDYAGLKFPTWMEMLTNLVSLDLYGCKMCVRLPSLGKLPYLRRIEISEMNDVQYMDDDESYDGVEVKAFPSLEELSLSGCSKLERLLKVERGENFPSLSYLGISDCPKLELPSCCIPSLKSLDLVDYTNEILRSLSGFNGLTSLRLYAGDVDLTSFPVGTLTCLQTLSISGFEVLKELPNEIFKSLNNLEHLEIVNCRKLESLPEQGWEGLRSLRTLEISTCGELKSLPDGVRHLTSLQLLNIRYCRKLESLPEQGWEGLRSLRTLIIWACGELKSLPDGVRHLTSLQLLNIRYCRKLESLPEQGWEGLRSLRTLIIWGCGELKSLPDGVRHLTSLQLLSIALCPLAERCKDGTGEDWDKIAHVSKVQIINSSDSISDSIFEEDSDSD, via the coding sequence ATGGCTGAGGCCTTACTAGGAGCTGTGTTTGAGAAATTGATCTCTCTAGCTCAGAATGAATTTGCAACCATCTCTGGAATCAAGGGAAAGGCTGAGAAGCTATCACACACTCTTGAACTGATCAAGGCTGTTGTTGAAGATGCTGAGAAGAAAGAGATAACAAACAAATCTATAAAGGTTTGGCTGCAGCAGCTCAAAGATGCTGTCTACGTCCTAGATGATATCCTTGATGAATGTTCCATAGAATCACTTCGACTTCAGGGATTGTCCTCTTTAAAACCAAAGAACATCAAGTTTCGCTATGAGATTGGCAACAAGCTGAAAGAGATTGCAAGGAGATTTGATGAGATTGCTGACTGTAAGAACAAGTTTGCTCTGCAAGAGGGTGTTAGGGAAAGGTCAACTGAAGTTGCTGAATGGCGCCAAACCAGCTCGTTCATTCCCCAACCTAAACTATATGGACGAGAAGATGATAAGAAGAAGATTCTGGAGTTTCTTCTCAGCCAAGCACGCGAGTCTGACTTCCTTTCCATCTATCCCATTGTCGGCTTAGGTGGCATGGGAAAAACAACACTTGCTCAAATGGTCTACAATGATGATCAGGTAACAAGCAATTTCAACATCAAAGTTTGGATTTGTGTTTCTGAAAATTTCTCTGTTCAAAGGATTTTGTGCTCCATCATAGAATCTATTACAAAAGCAAAACATGAATGCTTGAATTTAGATGTAACCGAAAGAAAGGTGCAAGAACTGTTGCAAGGTAAAAGATATTTGCTGGTTTTGGATGACGTGTggagaaaagatgaagaaatgGAATTTGGTTTAACCCAAGACAAATGGAATAAGCTGAAATGTTTGTTGTCATGTGCATCCAAAGGAGCTTCAATTTTAGTATCCACTCGCGATATGGAGGTTGCAGCCATCATGGGAACATGCCAAGCTCATCATTTGTGCGGTCTATCTGAGGATGAATGTTTAATGCTATTCAAACAATATGCATTTGGAACTGTAAAAGAGGAGCGTGAAGAGCTTGTAGCTATAGGCAAAGAGATAGTAAAGAAGTGCAGAGGATCACCTCTTGCAGCACAAGCACTAGGAGGTCTCTTGCACTccaggaatgaagaaaaagaatggcTTGAAGTTATGAAAAGTGGGATTTGGAATTTAGCGGGTCAACATTCTATTTTGGCTGTCTTGAGATTGAGCTACTTTCATTTAACGCCAACAATAAGACAGTGTTTTGCATTTTGTGCCATGTTTCCTAAAGATACAGAAATCATGAAGGAAGATTTAATTCATCTTTGGATGGCTAATGGGTTTATATCACCAAGGGAAAACTTGGAGGTGGAAGATGTTGGCAATATGATTTGGAATGAATTGTATCAAAAATCATTCTTTCAAGATATGAAGTTGGTTGATTATTCAGATGTTATTCATTTCAAGATGCATGATCTTGTCCATGATCTTGCTCTTTCAATAATGGGGCAAGAGTGCATGGTTTTGGGAAACACAAACATGACAGATTTGTCAACAAGCACCCACCATGTTAGCTTTGACTCTGGTATGGATGTATTGTCACTCCACAAAAGTGCCTTGAAGAAAGTTGAATCCTTGAGAACATTTTACCAGTTAAAAGTCTCCTACAGCGTTTCTGGTTGCATCCCAATACACTGCAGCACTCTTCGGGTATTACGCACAAGTTCTTTTAATTTATCACCACTCAAGAATTTAATTCATTTGAGGTATTTGGAACTTTTCAAGCTTGAGATAGAAACCTTGCCCGACTCAATTTATAGCTTGCGGAAATTGGAAATCTTGAAATTGAGATCTTTGAAAAAACTTGTTTGTCTACCTAAAGACTTGACTTGCTTACAGGATCTTAGACATCTTGTCATTGAAGATTGTTATTCATTGTCTTGTATGTTCCCTAACATTGGGAAATTATCCCGTCTGAGAACGTTAAGTAAGTACATTGTCAGTTCAGAGATTGGGCATAGCCTGGCAGAATTACATGACTTAAAACTCAGAGGAAATTTGCGCATTGAAGGACTAGAAAATGTTGGCAGTTTATCCGAAGCTCAAGAGGCCAACTTGATGGGTAAAAAAGACATCCACAAATTACAGTTGATATGGAACAAGGAGGTCCACTCAAAGTCATATGCTACTAATCCGGAGCTAGTACTTAATGCTCTTCAACCTCACTCAAATCTCAAGAATTTGAAAATAGAGGACTATGCAGGATTAAAATTCCCAACCTGGATGGAAATGCTCACCAATTTAGTTTCTCTTGATCTTTATGGATGCAAGATGTGTGTGCGGCTTCCCTCACTTGGTAAACTGCCATATTTAAGAAGAATTGAAATAAGTGAAATGAATGATGTGCAGTACATGGATGATGACGAATCTTATGATGGTGTGGAGGTGAAAGCTTTCCCGTCATTAGAAGAACTCTCACTATCAGGATGCTCAAAGTTAGAGCGGTTGTTGAAAGTGGAAAGAGGAGAGAATTTCCCCTCTCTTTCTTATTTGGGAATTTCTGATTGCCCTAAACTTGAGTTGCCAAGCTGCTGCATTCCGTCACTCAAAAGCCTCGATCTAGTTGATTATACGAATGAGATACTGAGGTCCCTCTCAGGTTTCAATGGCCTTACCTCCCTTCGGCTTTACGCTGGCGATGTAGACCTGACATCCTTCCCGGTGGGAACATTGACTTGTCTTCAGACTCTGTCGATATCTGGTTTCGAGGTATTGAAGGAATTACCAAATGAAATCTTCAAAAGCCTCAACAATTTGGAGCATCTGGAAATCGTTAATTGTAGGAAGCTGGAGTCTTTACCAGAGCAAGGGTGGGAAGGTCTCCGCTCCCTTCGAACTCTGGAGATTTCGACATGTGGTGAATTGAAATCCTTGCCGGATGGTGTTCGACACCTCACTTCACTCCAGCTTTTGAACATCCGTTATTGTAGAAAGCTGGAGTCTTTACCAGAGCAAGGGTGGGAAGGTCTCCGCTCCCTTCGAACTCTGATTATTTGGGCATGTGGTGAATTGAAATCCTTGCCGGATGGTGTTCGACACCTCACTTCACTCCAGCTTTTGAACATCCGTTATTGTAGGAAGCTGGAGTCTTTACCAGAGCAAGGGTGGGAAGGTCTCCGCTCCCTTCGAACTCTGATTATTTGGGGATGTGGTGAATTGAAATCCTTGCCGGATGGTGTTCGACACCTCACTTCACTCCAGCTTTTGAGTATTGCGCTCTGCCCATTAGCCGAGAGGTGTAAAGACGGAACAGGGGAGGATTGGGACAAGATAGCACACGTTTCCAAAGTACAAATTATTAATTCTTCAGACTCTATTTCTGATTCAATTTTTGAAGAGGACTCAGACTCAGACTGA